One stretch of Candidatus Nitrosotenuis cloacae DNA includes these proteins:
- a CDS encoding ATP-grasp domain-containing protein produces the protein MRLLEFQAKELFGQFGIKTPKGRYSKNIEEAREHVKELGFPFVIKIQVPVGGRGKAGGIQKCQNQDEFELKYPQVAGMTIKGEKARAILLEKMAEYEKELYLSLFLNRSKRCYTIIASGEGGVEIESVKNQTIREVGLGDVSSQVAEDVAKSIGLSGKSIPDFVDMLQKLAKLTREKEAELAEINPVALLKDGSLLALDGKVVTDDNSNFRHLDMDKYQEKTELEERAEKSGFTLVELEGNIAVVGNGAGLVMSTLDMLIDNGGKAACFLDVGGGATTESVYEALTLISKMKKVKAILVNLYGGIVKTTTVASAFIKAYDDKLIDLPVYARLMGAESEKSKEMLKNTKTKMFDSVEEAINGVVVGVSKHG, from the coding sequence ATGCGACTCTTGGAATTCCAAGCAAAAGAATTGTTTGGACAGTTTGGAATCAAAACCCCAAAGGGCAGATATTCCAAAAACATCGAAGAGGCAAGGGAGCATGTCAAAGAATTAGGATTTCCATTTGTAATTAAAATTCAGGTCCCAGTTGGCGGGCGTGGCAAGGCAGGAGGCATCCAAAAATGCCAAAACCAGGACGAGTTTGAGCTAAAATACCCGCAAGTTGCAGGCATGACCATAAAGGGCGAAAAAGCACGCGCCATTTTGCTTGAAAAGATGGCAGAATATGAAAAAGAACTATACCTATCATTGTTTTTGAATCGCTCAAAGCGCTGCTATACCATAATAGCATCAGGTGAGGGCGGAGTTGAAATCGAATCAGTCAAAAACCAGACAATCAGAGAAGTTGGCCTTGGTGATGTCAGCTCACAAGTAGCAGAAGATGTAGCAAAGTCAATTGGTCTGTCTGGCAAGTCAATTCCAGACTTTGTGGATATGCTGCAAAAACTAGCAAAGCTAACCAGAGAAAAAGAGGCCGAGCTTGCAGAGATAAATCCAGTTGCACTTCTCAAGGATGGCTCATTACTTGCACTAGACGGCAAAGTAGTCACTGATGATAATTCCAACTTTAGACACCTAGATATGGACAAGTACCAGGAAAAAACCGAGCTAGAAGAGCGCGCAGAGAAATCCGGATTCACACTAGTAGAATTAGAAGGCAACATTGCAGTTGTAGGCAATGGTGCAGGCCTAGTCATGTCCACACTTGATATGCTAATTGATAATGGTGGAAAGGCAGCTTGCTTTTTGGATGTGGGTGGCGGTGCAACCACGGAATCAGTATATGAAGCGCTGACTTTGATTTCAAAGATGAAAAAGGTCAAGGCAATTTTGGTAAACCTGTATGGTGGAATAGTAAAAACAACAACGGTGGCATCTGCATTTATCAAAGCGTATGATGATAAGCTGATTGATCTGCCAGTATACGCAAGACTGATGGGCGCAGAGTCTGAGAAATCAAAAGAGATGCTAAAGAACACCAAAACCAAAATGTTTGACTCAGTTGAAGAGGCAATCAATGGAGTTGTGGTGGGAGTATCAAAACATGGCTAA
- a CDS encoding methyl-accepting chemotaxis protein, which produces MSTTQTQQEKKFTLEEVVEFTDLIAEKLNVAIDKVNDVNHKTHVLSVNASIEAARAGTYGRPFGIVATNMSELSETTSKITDTMKNDTKEIIKVGNLIKTQSKEFRGSRLSNMALVNIDLIDRNLYERTADVRWWATDPSVVGALSSKTQDSYDFASKRLGVILQAYTVYYDLVIADVNGNIVANGNPEKFPSRGTNVSDSRWFVSAMNTKNSSQYGFESVHRSGLVSNNLCLIYSAAIRENGDSKGNIIGVLGVIFKWESLSQTVIEHTPISDDEKKNTRICIVDDSGLILADSEGKMLRESLDFDQKTSLFNEKQNHIFIEYLGLNCCIAHALSPGFEGYSTGWHSVIIQKLGTAKKAKLVK; this is translated from the coding sequence GTGTCAACTACTCAAACCCAACAAGAAAAAAAATTCACACTAGAAGAAGTAGTAGAGTTTACTGATCTGATCGCCGAAAAGCTAAATGTAGCAATTGATAAAGTGAACGATGTAAATCACAAGACCCACGTTTTGTCAGTCAATGCCTCAATTGAGGCAGCAAGGGCTGGAACCTATGGCAGGCCGTTTGGTATTGTTGCAACAAACATGAGTGAACTATCTGAGACAACCAGCAAAATCACAGACACCATGAAAAATGACACCAAAGAAATCATCAAGGTTGGTAATCTGATAAAAACCCAGTCCAAGGAATTTAGGGGAAGCAGACTCTCAAACATGGCGTTAGTCAACATCGATCTAATTGACAGAAATCTCTATGAGAGAACAGCCGATGTTAGGTGGTGGGCAACCGATCCAAGTGTGGTTGGAGCACTTTCCAGCAAAACACAGGATTCGTATGATTTTGCATCAAAGAGATTGGGCGTCATTTTGCAAGCATATACTGTGTATTATGATTTGGTAATTGCAGATGTAAACGGAAACATAGTTGCAAACGGTAATCCAGAAAAATTCCCATCAAGAGGAACAAACGTTTCTGATTCAAGATGGTTTGTCTCTGCCATGAATACAAAAAATTCTAGTCAGTATGGATTCGAATCTGTACATCGATCGGGCCTTGTCTCAAATAATTTATGTCTGATTTATTCTGCGGCGATACGGGAAAATGGCGACTCTAAGGGAAACATCATTGGTGTTTTGGGCGTAATATTCAAGTGGGAATCTTTGTCTCAAACTGTAATTGAGCACACACCGATCTCAGATGATGAGAAAAAAAACACCAGAATCTGCATAGTGGATGATTCTGGATTGATTCTGGCAGACTCTGAGGGAAAAATGCTACGAGAAAGTCTTGATTTTGATCAAAAGACCAGTCTTTTTAATGAAAAACAAAATCACATCTTCATAGAATACCTAGGGTTGAATTGTTGCATAGCACATGCGCTGTCTCCTGGCTTTGAGGGATATTCTACTGGTTGGCACTCTGTAATAATTCAAAAACTTGGAACCGCAAAAAAGGCCAAGCTAGTCAAATGA
- a CDS encoding 50S ribosomal protein L40e, whose amino-acid sequence MPITDPEKKRIAQGARLHMKICLNCGVRNSMAATRCRKCRTQYLRLKNRTLGAKK is encoded by the coding sequence ATGCCAATCACAGACCCAGAAAAGAAACGAATTGCGCAGGGAGCAAGGCTTCACATGAAGATTTGCCTAAACTGTGGCGTCAGAAACTCTATGGCTGCAACAAGATGCAGAAAGTGCAGAACCCAATATCTAAGACTAAAGAATCGCACTCTGGGCGCAAAGAAATAG
- a CDS encoding HAMP domain-containing histidine kinase — MKIQKKLLLGFLIIIAITAPNGIIGFLKVDNSLSHLKTDTKSSLDDLKTVSHLNSLTVFMRYYDELLTQAARNYAFTSDEKWAELYFDAEPKLDKTIQEAFTIGSQKEKTLFNTINQANVLLVDFEHRSIDLVREGKQSEAISLLESADYWNAKNLYHQALEEYSKDKGMEFDQTLDVSTIKIDQSITDVETLLAETQTLLFIGIPTLLMIAILLSYFISRSISRPIKLLRLAADEVSQGNYNIKFQTQSNDELDDLGQKFESMVNSFENSIETERKLTIIQERLKTEKLTAIGELSARIAHDLRNPLSVIKNVAEIIKLQYPSNDKRLQDHFTKLENSVQRMSHQIDDVLNFVRTTPLEKKITSVKEIIAKSIDDLDLPRDISIERPLTDEKIDCDEQKLRTAISNVILNAIQAIDGKGIITIKISGYTKHITIDISDSGPGIPEDVLPNIFDPLFTTRQRGTGLGLSSCKNIIEQHDGTISVRNKPTTFTITLPRI; from the coding sequence GTGAAAATACAAAAAAAATTACTACTTGGATTTCTGATAATCATCGCAATCACCGCACCAAACGGAATAATCGGTTTTCTCAAAGTGGATAATAGTTTATCGCATCTCAAAACCGACACAAAATCCAGTCTTGATGATCTAAAAACCGTATCCCATCTTAACAGCCTGACAGTTTTCATGCGATATTATGATGAACTGCTGACCCAGGCAGCTCGAAACTATGCGTTTACATCTGATGAAAAATGGGCCGAACTGTATTTTGATGCAGAACCAAAGCTCGATAAAACAATACAAGAAGCATTTACCATTGGCTCACAAAAGGAAAAAACGTTATTCAATACCATAAATCAGGCAAATGTACTACTTGTAGATTTTGAACATCGTTCAATTGATCTGGTAAGAGAAGGCAAACAATCAGAAGCAATCTCACTCTTAGAGTCCGCTGATTATTGGAACGCAAAAAATCTGTATCATCAGGCACTGGAGGAGTATTCAAAAGATAAGGGTATGGAATTCGATCAAACACTTGATGTTTCCACAATAAAAATAGATCAATCAATAACAGACGTAGAAACCCTGCTGGCAGAAACACAAACACTACTTTTTATCGGAATTCCCACGTTACTGATGATCGCAATACTGTTAAGCTATTTCATTTCACGCTCAATATCAAGACCAATAAAGCTACTACGTCTGGCAGCCGACGAGGTTTCTCAAGGCAACTACAACATAAAATTCCAAACCCAAAGTAATGACGAGCTTGATGATCTGGGACAAAAATTTGAGTCCATGGTGAATTCATTCGAAAATTCTATTGAAACTGAACGCAAACTGACAATAATTCAAGAACGACTAAAAACAGAAAAGCTGACTGCGATTGGCGAGCTGTCTGCAAGAATTGCACATGATCTAAGAAATCCACTATCCGTTATCAAAAATGTGGCTGAGATAATAAAACTACAGTATCCATCAAATGACAAGAGACTCCAAGATCATTTTACCAAGCTGGAAAACTCTGTTCAACGCATGTCTCACCAAATTGATGATGTTCTAAATTTTGTGAGAACTACTCCGCTTGAGAAAAAGATCACATCTGTAAAGGAAATAATTGCAAAATCTATAGATGATCTGGATTTGCCGCGAGACATCTCAATAGAGCGCCCTTTGACTGATGAAAAAATCGACTGCGATGAGCAAAAACTCCGAACCGCCATATCTAATGTCATTTTGAATGCAATTCAGGCAATTGATGGCAAAGGTATAATCACGATCAAAATATCTGGATACACAAAACACATTACAATAGATATTAGTGACTCTGGCCCGGGAATTCCAGAAGATGTCTTGCCAAACATTTTTGATCCGTTATTTACAACGCGACAGAGGGGAACAGGCCTTGGATTGTCAAGCTGCAAAAACATCATAGAACAGCATGACGGTACGATATCTGTTAGAAACAAGCCTACCACATTCACAATAACTCTGCCAAGAATCTAG
- a CDS encoding methyl-accepting chemotaxis protein, whose protein sequence is MIFLFVLIAAAPMAIVSFVSFSIAQDSLEQRSFDQLKTLASDRAKSLEQINAFRIQQLNQVAEMSQVIDALKTGNTESLSEIFEKTRQITGEENGYQNFKLVSSDGKIIYAQDSSLIGIDYSSDEFFQRGLQESYREYTRDNENRIAVVAIPVSDSNGERIGALIANTGVPTLDKIVLDRDGLGETGETYLVNFDKTMISPSRFTEGLEFKQKVDTLPVKECIENGKDISASIYPDYRNVPIFGASKCEPALGYVLIAEFDVAEIMIPIVSLQNMYIITGAIVVGVVGVFAFFISKSISQPIKNAAEIARKISEGNLGVEVSGSKSKNEIGMLLNSEKQMVEKLRSTLSEMQNASQSVYANAQQLSASGTELNTSVQQIASTVDQISRGSQTQAQRIEKSKITVEELTKSMNELSSSARESAEISSQVGVLSERGAESAGEANERMNKIIEVTNDSAKKVHKLADKTNEITAALQVIREIADQTNLLALNAAIEAARAGEAGRGFAVVADEVRHLAESSAQSSDDIDTKLKQIQEYAQEVVEEIETSSNEVTQGKMVIDSSLKTLHEIATNIKNVSENVKNLADFAHEQAVKVESISSDAVEVAAVSEENAASTEEASAAVEEQTAQTHEIAAASTQLAELASQLQATLSKFTLEVSKPEEKPAQKSILAKIGLAK, encoded by the coding sequence TTGATCTTTCTTTTTGTGCTAATTGCGGCAGCTCCAATGGCAATAGTCTCATTTGTCAGCTTTTCCATTGCACAAGACTCACTTGAACAGAGATCATTTGATCAGCTAAAAACACTTGCAAGTGACAGAGCAAAATCTCTAGAGCAAATAAACGCATTTAGAATTCAGCAATTAAACCAGGTTGCAGAAATGTCCCAAGTCATTGATGCGCTAAAAACAGGCAATACTGAATCACTATCAGAGATTTTTGAGAAAACAAGACAAATCACGGGTGAAGAAAACGGATATCAGAATTTCAAGCTAGTTTCATCAGATGGTAAAATAATTTATGCTCAAGATTCGTCATTGATTGGGATAGATTATTCATCGGATGAATTTTTCCAGAGAGGACTACAAGAATCGTATCGAGAATACACACGAGATAATGAGAATAGGATAGCTGTAGTAGCAATTCCAGTTTCGGATTCCAATGGTGAAAGAATCGGAGCATTAATTGCAAATACCGGTGTTCCAACGCTAGACAAAATCGTACTGGACAGAGACGGATTAGGTGAGACAGGTGAGACATATCTTGTTAATTTTGATAAGACCATGATCAGCCCATCCAGATTCACAGAAGGACTTGAATTCAAGCAAAAAGTAGACACCCTGCCAGTCAAAGAGTGTATAGAAAACGGCAAGGACATTTCTGCATCAATTTATCCGGATTACAGAAACGTTCCAATCTTTGGAGCATCAAAGTGTGAGCCAGCACTTGGTTATGTATTGATTGCCGAATTCGATGTTGCAGAAATAATGATACCAATAGTATCATTACAAAACATGTACATCATAACTGGCGCAATAGTAGTTGGTGTGGTAGGAGTGTTTGCGTTCTTTATCTCAAAATCGATTTCTCAGCCAATCAAAAATGCAGCAGAGATTGCAAGAAAGATAAGCGAAGGCAACCTAGGAGTTGAGGTTTCAGGCTCTAAATCCAAGAATGAAATAGGCATGCTGCTAAATTCTGAAAAACAGATGGTGGAGAAGCTAAGATCCACATTATCTGAGATGCAAAATGCGTCCCAATCAGTTTACGCAAATGCCCAGCAATTATCTGCATCAGGCACCGAGCTAAACACCTCAGTCCAACAAATAGCATCAACTGTAGACCAGATATCTCGAGGATCACAAACCCAAGCGCAAAGAATCGAAAAATCAAAGATTACAGTAGAAGAATTAACAAAATCAATGAATGAGTTATCCAGTAGTGCAAGGGAATCTGCAGAGATATCAAGTCAGGTAGGAGTACTATCTGAGCGCGGTGCAGAATCTGCAGGTGAGGCAAATGAGCGCATGAACAAGATAATAGAGGTGACAAATGATTCTGCCAAAAAGGTACACAAATTAGCTGATAAAACAAATGAGATCACTGCCGCACTACAAGTAATCAGAGAGATTGCTGATCAGACAAATCTTTTAGCACTAAACGCCGCAATAGAGGCAGCACGAGCAGGCGAGGCAGGCCGTGGATTTGCAGTGGTAGCAGATGAGGTAAGACACCTAGCAGAAAGCTCAGCACAGTCTTCAGATGATATTGATACCAAGCTAAAACAAATTCAAGAATATGCACAAGAAGTGGTAGAAGAAATCGAGACCAGCTCAAATGAGGTAACCCAGGGCAAAATGGTCATTGATTCATCATTAAAGACATTACATGAAATAGCAACAAACATCAAAAATGTATCAGAAAATGTCAAGAATTTGGCAGACTTTGCACATGAGCAGGCAGTCAAAGTTGAGAGCATTTCTTCAGATGCAGTAGAAGTTGCTGCAGTCTCAGAAGAAAATGCCGCATCGACAGAAGAAGCATCAGCTGCAGTTGAAGAGCAAACGGCGCAGACCCATGAAATCGCAGCTGCCTCGACTCAGCTGGCAGAATTAGCCTCACAATTACAGGCCACACTATCCAAATTTACACTTGAAGTATCAAAGCCAGAAGAAAAACCTGCTCAGAAATCAATTCTTGCCAAAATAGGCCTGGCAAAATAA
- the sucD gene encoding succinate--CoA ligase subunit alpha encodes MANIYEILRGTKESTGSYQKMPVIVQGITGTFGSLHAKMMMEYGTNVVAGVTPGKGGQKFEDKVPIYNTVKEAVNATGAKISIVFVPAKFFLGAAKEALEAGIKLLVAIPEHVPIIDTMQVLEMAKQKDAIVIGPNTPGVMIPGLIKIGIMPASPFKAGNIAVLSKSGTLLYEISNALSKAGYGQSITIGIGGDPVNGTRMIDAFEMIKDDPDLKGIVVVGEIGGDSEEILAQHIIDTGFKKPIVAYIAGRNAPKEKRMGHAGAIVMGTYGSAESKVSMFNKANIPVGKRPNEVAMLLSGKLGSKD; translated from the coding sequence ATGGCTAACATTTACGAGATTTTGCGCGGCACCAAGGAATCAACCGGTTCTTACCAAAAAATGCCAGTAATAGTCCAAGGAATAACTGGCACCTTTGGCTCGCTTCACGCAAAAATGATGATGGAGTATGGTACAAACGTTGTAGCAGGCGTAACGCCAGGCAAGGGCGGACAGAAATTTGAGGACAAGGTACCAATTTACAATACGGTAAAAGAGGCAGTCAATGCCACAGGTGCAAAAATATCAATTGTGTTTGTTCCTGCCAAGTTCTTTTTGGGCGCAGCAAAGGAGGCACTAGAGGCAGGCATCAAGTTGCTGGTTGCCATACCAGAGCACGTTCCAATCATAGATACAATGCAGGTCCTAGAGATGGCAAAGCAAAAAGACGCCATCGTGATTGGCCCAAACACACCTGGAGTGATGATTCCAGGTTTGATCAAAATTGGCATAATGCCGGCTAGTCCGTTCAAGGCAGGAAACATTGCAGTACTATCAAAGAGTGGCACTCTACTATACGAAATATCAAATGCATTATCCAAAGCAGGCTATGGCCAGTCCATAACAATTGGGATTGGTGGAGATCCTGTAAATGGCACCAGAATGATCGATGCTTTTGAGATGATAAAGGACGATCCGGACCTCAAAGGAATTGTCGTAGTTGGCGAGATTGGTGGCGATTCTGAGGAGATTTTAGCTCAACATATCATTGACACTGGTTTCAAAAAGCCAATTGTTGCATACATTGCCGGACGAAACGCACCAAAGGAAAAGAGAATGGGTCATGCCGGCGCCATAGTAATGGGTACATACGGTTCTGCAGAATCCAAGGTTTCAATGTTTAACAAAGCAAACATTCCAGTCGGCAAGCGACCAAATGAGGTTGCCATGCTTTTGTCAGGCAAATTAGGATCCAAAGACTAA
- a CDS encoding aldo/keto reductase — MKIETVNLAPDLKICRIINGMWQVAGGHGYITPQNAIPAMTSYHDAGLTSWDMADIYGPAEEFFGKFRHDLEQSGSDLSNLVGLTKFVPNPGPMSKNLVQRAIKNSILRMNISKLDLVQFHWWDYDDPSYLDALRHLTALHDEGKVLHIGLTNFDTRRMQIMLDEGFEPVSNQIQYSLIDQRPQVEMESFCKKNNIKLLTYGTLGGGLVSERFLGAPEPTQADLDTYSLQKYKNMVDAWGGWSLFQKLLSTLDKIAKKHQTKIANVATRFILDKPEVAGVIIGARLGLSDHIEQNKETFSLKLDSDDHHMITEITTQANDLYDIIGDCGSEYR, encoded by the coding sequence ATGAAAATTGAAACTGTTAATCTTGCACCAGATCTAAAGATCTGCAGAATCATAAACGGCATGTGGCAAGTTGCCGGAGGCCACGGATACATCACACCGCAAAATGCCATACCTGCAATGACATCGTACCATGACGCGGGTTTGACAAGTTGGGACATGGCAGACATTTATGGTCCTGCAGAGGAGTTTTTTGGCAAATTCAGGCACGATTTGGAGCAATCTGGCAGTGATCTGAGCAATTTAGTAGGACTGACAAAATTTGTGCCAAATCCTGGACCAATGAGTAAAAACCTGGTCCAACGAGCAATCAAAAACTCCATTCTCCGAATGAATATATCAAAGCTAGATTTGGTCCAGTTTCATTGGTGGGATTATGATGATCCAAGCTATCTTGATGCACTACGACATCTTACTGCATTACATGATGAGGGAAAAGTCCTACACATTGGCCTGACAAACTTTGACACTAGACGAATGCAGATAATGCTAGATGAAGGATTTGAGCCAGTCTCAAACCAGATCCAGTATTCCTTAATTGATCAGAGACCCCAAGTAGAAATGGAGTCATTCTGTAAGAAAAACAACATCAAGCTATTAACCTATGGAACACTTGGAGGCGGACTAGTATCTGAGCGATTCCTTGGTGCACCCGAGCCGACACAAGCTGATCTGGATACGTATTCACTTCAAAAATACAAGAATATGGTTGATGCATGGGGTGGATGGAGCTTGTTCCAAAAACTATTATCTACATTAGATAAAATTGCAAAAAAACACCAAACCAAAATCGCAAATGTTGCGACTCGATTCATTTTGGACAAGCCCGAGGTTGCGGGAGTTATAATTGGAGCCAGACTTGGACTCTCAGATCATATCGAGCAAAACAAGGAAACCTTTTCGCTGAAACTAGACTCTGATGATCATCATATGATAACAGAGATCACCACTCAAGCAAACGACCTATATGATATAATTGGTGATTGCGGCTCGGAATATCGCTGA
- a CDS encoding YkgJ family cysteine cluster protein, whose product MPDFSSLCGSCKSQGCCTDSAVPLVFDSDFIELKSIGKATNEFLHDRNVNGNIIKAINKKKDSTECVFWIDDKCSIYHQRPFDCRAYPFDILKVNESYCWIVYSCNPDSDWSWAESYLQDLEKDRAFSEVMQKVEIFSGNTSIILPTESEKTPYIILRKVRY is encoded by the coding sequence ATGCCTGATTTTTCCTCACTTTGCGGCAGCTGCAAATCTCAGGGCTGCTGTACTGATTCTGCTGTTCCATTGGTGTTTGACTCTGATTTTATTGAACTAAAATCTATTGGAAAGGCAACCAATGAATTCTTACATGATAGAAACGTCAATGGAAATATCATAAAGGCAATTAACAAAAAGAAAGACTCGACAGAATGTGTTTTCTGGATTGATGATAAATGCTCAATATATCACCAAAGGCCGTTTGATTGCCGTGCATATCCTTTTGATATTCTCAAAGTCAATGAATCATACTGCTGGATAGTGTATTCTTGTAATCCGGACTCAGATTGGTCGTGGGCTGAGTCATATCTGCAAGATCTGGAGAAGGACAGGGCATTTTCTGAAGTAATGCAAAAGGTAGAGATATTTTCCGGCAACACCAGCATAATACTACCAACAGAATCCGAGAAAACACCGTACATAATATTGCGAAAGGTTAGGTATTAG
- a CDS encoding TerC family protein: MNDVYLLWTIFSIFVGISLAIDLGVFSRLRKKTDHKEVPPFKVALRWTIVWISLAGIFAGIIYFDMGEQKLTEFITGYALEKSLSVDNMFVFLLIFTSLNIPHKFQHRVLSLGILGAIAMRVPLILAGAHLLEEFHWMIYLFGGFLVFTALRMLVQRKEKKIEVEKNIAVRALRKIMPVELNISEPKFFLIKNGIKYATPLLVALVIIEFTDLLFALDSIPAILAITTDPFIVITSNVFAILGLRSLYFLLAGVMEKFYYLKPGLIAILMFIGIKMLVSEHIEIPTVLSLGVVMGILGAALGLSFIRAKRHPE; the protein is encoded by the coding sequence ATGAATGACGTTTACCTACTATGGACGATATTTTCCATATTTGTCGGGATCTCACTTGCAATTGATTTAGGAGTATTTTCAAGACTGCGGAAAAAAACTGACCACAAGGAGGTTCCGCCATTTAAGGTCGCACTACGATGGACCATAGTCTGGATTTCACTGGCTGGAATCTTTGCGGGTATAATCTATTTTGATATGGGTGAGCAAAAACTCACGGAATTCATCACGGGCTATGCCCTGGAAAAATCACTATCTGTTGATAACATGTTTGTCTTTTTGCTGATCTTCACATCACTAAACATTCCTCACAAGTTCCAGCATAGGGTACTGTCACTTGGAATACTGGGTGCAATAGCGATGAGGGTGCCGCTAATTCTGGCCGGCGCTCATCTATTGGAAGAATTCCACTGGATGATCTATCTATTTGGTGGATTTTTGGTATTTACCGCACTCAGAATGCTGGTCCAAAGAAAGGAAAAGAAAATCGAGGTTGAAAAAAACATTGCAGTTCGTGCACTGCGTAAAATAATGCCAGTTGAGCTGAACATTTCAGAGCCAAAGTTCTTTTTGATAAAAAACGGAATAAAATACGCAACACCGTTACTGGTTGCTCTAGTAATAATAGAATTTACAGACTTGTTGTTTGCACTGGACTCGATTCCGGCCATTCTTGCAATCACGACGGACCCATTCATTGTCATAACATCAAATGTCTTTGCAATTCTTGGCCTGCGTAGTCTGTATTTTCTTTTGGCAGGTGTCATGGAAAAATTCTATTATCTCAAGCCTGGCCTTATTGCGATTTTGATGTTCATTGGAATAAAGATGCTAGTTTCTGAGCACATTGAAATTCCAACCGTATTGTCGTTGGGCGTGGTAATGGGAATATTGGGGGCTGCATTGGGATTATCGTTTATTCGTGCAAAAAGACATCCAGAATAA